A region of Mycosarcoma maydis chromosome 15, whole genome shotgun sequence DNA encodes the following proteins:
- a CDS encoding 1-phosphatidylinositol 4-kinase (related to PIK1 - phosphatidylinositol 4-kinase): MASLLLRLFHSDYFSPHLALSYLRTYSDNIGITYYLVSQLESAFPCHQVEFYWPQLCHLLITKPSESRALECFILRRCSQSVHVALLTLWYFQAALSDLSSNPHTASFHVCHRVFNQCQCILFQDPLSHPNSVYALGAASDAPPTPHDALAAGAAAGPSNPNLVHSGLQRLLVATTSLGRQKVSPQAPLANIVAIGSLLASVPAMPQLASITGTIAIQQARQPPDPIQDALAARDLHSAIDNEDDLLYAETSHHPPAADHKNNNSDDNDDDDGLDSSDNDSLAETRMSQPASNVAQPTQYLLSSFAGSLVKMAASSVSMSRAETAPLPPPKDTPTSVSNAKPRASPTLSNTAEITSGGSLPAAEASKKVDNPFATLAAGFNAGLNDFKDKAAAAVGEVFGQAHDMHAPLTNASASIRSKQPSSASPPPWSPQKHRQFASLSQQPAPSRSVPNLVSTKVSVSSAFASSATLHQSTAKTEAILSLYNAEARRSLLRSNYCKVQTQFLLSLQDISARLLLLPKPARLSALRAELTALNHKLPADVCFPLWCTADNTDASQPSQAKLQPPRHHRVIRINPSEAVVLNSADRVPFLLHVEVLNNDLDFDPDRRQNRETLRRLVTEEDVRRRKVAASSGRSSFVQSANEHSRTASDNGADTPTATPHLAPTDAAHAPHSHDPRQLGTPSTPKLVLQHDGDVGSASDAHQAVPLNSDAIPPESGEEIDLTEQMYGSDLAGFGGERERCSSDEEQEDLALRNRMHDTAAWTSAPSGSGSASASGSASASGLGSGSGSGSVATSFSAGKAADTHSDQLAAGHRPMNEFSLDEYAQRMRTAAIMLSQLNKSSNASKAQAIVNYGPNLSGNNTQGGWSSWIVPTNWYGSSTSSVPANRAGGGVGDKSEVGQGSAGVTTHVGTSIDPTRSMVHMPMGGQGGAGHSSRLMHAETEAIRKRIMQEMMALEEERMRRMKTGGRNVSASRARAHKAGQMAEDEEEAVLRAVNKDDPSAAMFSESWAAKKQRIRASSPYGHLGNWDVFSVIVKTGADLRQEQLAVQLINEFGRIWHETGSRCWVRYFRILVTSENSGLMETITDAVSVHSIKKEAYSRMSQQDKAASAGFSLYDHFLAAYGPSTSKSFNAARDRFIESLAGYSIISYLLQIKDRHNGNILVDNHGRLIHIDFGFMLGISPGGVGFEAAPFKMPQEYIDILGGLESAKFEEFKQLMRQGFRDVRKHAERIIMLVELMAKDSKLPCFALGDLTATNLRDRFQLALSQTQCDEFVDRLILSSAGSAFTRLYDMYQRLTEGVL; the protein is encoded by the coding sequence ATGGCAAGCCTCTTGCTTCGTCTGTTCCATTCCGACTACTTTTCGCCCCATCTCGCCCTCTCCTACCTTCGCACTTACTCGGACAACATTGGTATCACCTACTACCTCGTCAGTCAGCTCGAGTCCGCCTTTCCTTGTCACCAGGTCGAATTCTACTGGCCTCAGCTCTGCCATCTCCTCATCACAAAACCCTCCGAGTCACGCGCCTTGGAATGCTTCATCCTCAGAAGATGCTCCCAGTCGGTCCACGTCGCTCTCCTCACCCTCTGGTACTTTCAGGCCGCCCTTTCCGACCTCTCCTCGAATCCTCACACCGCTTCCTTCCACGTCTGTCATCGTGTCTTTAACCAGTGCCAGTGCATCCTCTTTCAGGATCCCCTCTCCCATCCAAACTCGGTCTACGCTCtcggcgctgcttctgATGCTCCTCCCACACCCCACGACGCCCTCGCCGCTGGCGCCGCCGCTGGCCCCTCCAACCCAAACCTCGTCCATTCTGGCCTTCAGCGTCTGCTCGTAGCCACCACCTCTCTTGGGCGTCAAAAGGTATCCCCTCAGGCGCCTCTCGCCAACATTGTCGCCATCGGCTCCCTCCTCGCCAGCGTTCCTGCCATGCCACAGCTCGCCTCCATCACGGgcaccatcgccatccaACAGGCCAGACAGCCCCCGGATCCTATCCAAGATGCACTTGCCGCTCGCGACTTGCACTCGGCCATCGACAACGAAGACGACCTTCTCTACGCCGAAACCAGCCACCATCCACCTGCAGCAGACCACAAGAACAACAACAGtgacgacaacgacgacgatgatggcctCGACAGCTCCGACAAtgactcgctcgccgaaACCCGCATGTCCCAACCTGCTTCCAACGTCGCTCAACCAACGCAGTACCTTCTCTCGTCCTTCGCCGGCTCGttggtcaagatggccgcCTCTTCGGTTTCCATGTCAAGAGCAGAAACCGCGCCACTACCACCGCCCAAAGACACTCCCACCTCAGTGTCTAATGCCAAACCTCGAGCCTCGCCCACCTTGAGCAACACGGCAGAGATCACCTCCGGTGGCTCCCTCCCCGCTGCAGAAGCTTCCAAGAAGGTCGACAACCCTTTTGCCACCTTGGCCGCCGGCTTCAATGCCGGCTTGAACGACTTTAAAGACAaagctgccgccgccgtcggCGAAGTCTTCGGCCAAGCTCATGACATGCATGCTCCACTCACCAacgcctcggcctcgatcAGGAGCAAGCAGCCCTCCTCGGCCTCTCCCCCTCCTTGGTCCCCTCAGAAGCACCGTCAGTTTGCCTCActcagccagcagccagctcCGTCACGCTCCGTACCCAACCTCGTCTCCACGAAAGTAAGCGTCTCGTCCGCGTTTGCCTCTTCAGCTACGCTTCACCAGTCAACCGCCAAGACCGAGGCGATCCTCAGCCTGTACAACGCCGAGGCACGTCGCAGCTTGCTTCGCTCCAACTACTGCAAGGTGCAGACGCAGTTTCTCCTCTCCCTCCAAGACATTTCCGcacgcttgctgctgcttcccaAGCCTGCACGTCTGTCGGCACTGCGCGCCGAACTCACCGCACTGAATCACAAGCTGCCCGCCGACGTCTGCTTCCCCCTCTGGTGCACCGCCGACAACACAGATGCAAGCCAACCCTCGCAAGCCAAACTGCAACCTCCTCGACATCACCGCGTCATTCGCATCAACCCCAGTGAGGCTGTCGTACTCAACTCGGCCGATCGTGTGCCGTTCTTGCTGCATGTCGAAGTGCTCAACAACGACCTCGACTTTGATCCCGACCGTCGACAGAACAGGGAAACCTTGCGTCGACTTGTCACGGAAGAGGACGTCCGTAGACGCAAGGTCGCCGCCTCGTCGGGCCGATCCTCGTTTGTTCAGTCTGCAAACGAGCACTCAAGAACCGCCTCAGACAACGGCGCTGATACACCGACAGCTACGCCACACCTTGCTCCCACCGATGCAGCTCACGCACCGCATAGCCACGATCCCAGACAACTCGGCACGCCTAGCACGCCCAAACTCGTCTTGCAACATGATGGCGACGTTGGCTCTGCCAGTGATGCACACCAAGCTGTACCTCTCAACAGCGACGCCATCCCTCCGGAAAGCGGAGAGGAGATCGACCTGACCGAGCAGATGTACGGCTCGGATTTGGCGGGCTTTGGTGGAGAGCGCGAGCGCTGCTCGTCCGACGAGGAACAAGAAGACTTGGCTTTACGCAACCGCATGCACGATACTGCCGCCTGGACCTCGGCACCTTCGGGCTCTGGttctgcctctgcttctggttctgcttctgcttctggcTTGGGCTCGGGCTCGGGCTCAGGCTCGGTCGCTACGAGCTTCTCGGCAGGCAAAGCTGCTGATACGCATTCGGATCAACTCGCTGCGGGGCATCGACCCATGAACGAGTTTTCGCTTGACGAGTATGCGCAACGCATGCGCACAGCCGCCATCATGCTTTCGCAGCTCAACAAGTCGAGCAACGCATCCAAAGCACAAGCCATTGTCAACTATGGTCCCAATCTTAGCGGCAACAATACCCAAGGCGGTTGGTCTTCCTGGATCGTGCCTACCAACTGGTACGGTTCCTCGACATCGTCGGTGCCTGCGAATCGCGCCGGTGGAGGTGTGGGTGACAAGTCGGAAGTGGGCCAAGGCTCTGCTGGCGTCACGACGCATGTTGGTACCAGCATCGATCCAACGCGGTCCATGGTGCACATGCCAATGGGCGGCCAAGGAGGCGCAGGTCATAGCTCCAGGTTGATGCACGCCGAGACGGAAGCGATTCGCAAGAGGATCATGCAAGagatgatggcgttggAGGAAGAGCGTATGCGGCGTATGAAGACGGGTGGGCGCAACGTCAGCGCGTCGCGCGCACGTGCACACAAAGCTGGGCAGATggccgaggacgaagaagaagcggtGCTGCGCGCTGTCAACAAGGACGATCCTTCGGCAGCCATGTTTAGCGAATCGTgggctgccaagaagcagcgcaTCCGCGCGTCATCGCCGTACGGACACCTTGGCAACTGGGACGTTTTCTCCGTGATTGTCAAGACAGGTGCGGATCTACGACAGGAACAATTGGCGGTGCAACTGATCAACGAATTCGGACGCATCTGGCACGAGACAGGAAGCCGATGTTGGGTGCGATACTTTCGCATCCTCGTCACGTCTGAGAACAGCGGCTTGATGGAGACTATCACGGATGCCGTGTCGGTGCACTcgatcaagaaggaggCCTACTCGCGCATGTCGCAACAAGACAaggctgcatctgctggCTTTTCGCTCTACGATCACTTTTTGGCTGCGTATGGGCCGTCGACTTCAAAGTCGTTCAATGCGGCGCGCGATCGATTTATCGAGTCGCTAGCGGGATACAGCATCATCTCGTACCTGTTGCAGATCAAAGACCGGCACAATGGCAacatcctcgtcgacaacCACGGGCGGTTGATCCACATTGATTTCGGATTCATGCTCGGTATCAGCCCGGGAGGCGTTGGTTTCGAGGCGGCTCCATTCAAGATGCCACAGGAGTACATCGACATTCTAGGTGGGCTCGAGAGCGCCAAGTTTGAAGAGTTCAAGCAACTCATGAGACAAGGCTTCCGGGACGTGCGAAAGCATGCTGAAAGAATCATCATGTTGGTCGAACTGATGGCCAAGGATTCCAAATTGCCGTGCTTTGCCTTGGGCGATCTGACAGCGACGAATTTGCGCGATCGCTTCCAGCTGGCTCTCAGCCAGACGCAGTGCGACGAGTTTGTCGATCGGCTGATCCTGTCGAGTGCAGGAAGCGCGTTTACGCGCTTGTACGATATGTACCAGAGATTGACCGAAGGTGTCCTGTAG